In one Streptomyces marincola genomic region, the following are encoded:
- a CDS encoding helix-hairpin-helix domain-containing protein, with protein sequence MARVNDEVEALLLEYADLIAITGGDAFRQRAYERAARGVRGHPEDISRLDAADLRAVPGVGRSTADKIEEYLRTGRIAALDRARAAVPQGVRRLLAVPGLGPKKAMALYRERGIASVDQLAEAIARDGLKGLSGFGPGTVRGILRGVETLRSTGGRLLLDAATGLADEAVAAVSAAPGCERCAFAGSLRRMRETVGHIDVLAAARDPEPLIAAFTAMPSAAETAERGPAEASVRTADGFRIDLCVLPPEAWGAGLLHRTGSRAHHARLRALAADAGLRLAWDGLFDADGGDRVAAGTEEEVYARLGLPWIAPTLREDRGEVEAALRGAPHRPVAVEDIRGDLHTHTDLTDGLASLPDMVAAGAARGYSYYAVTDHAPMLRMQRMTEEKILAQRDRLRALAGRHRGLALLHGTELNIGPDGGVDWPDAFLAGFDVCVASVHSHFGLDRAAQTRRLIAACENPYVDIIGHLTTRRIGRREGIDVDLDAVFAACARTGTAVEVNGHPNRLDLRDEHVLLARRHGVRFAVDSDAHSTGELGTMRWGVGTAQRGWLTTDDVINTWPLSRLGRFLRAPGRAPLGRARRGT encoded by the coding sequence ATGGCCCGGGTGAACGACGAGGTCGAGGCGCTGCTCCTGGAGTACGCCGACCTGATCGCGATCACCGGCGGCGACGCGTTCAGGCAACGCGCCTACGAGCGCGCGGCGCGCGGCGTCCGCGGCCACCCCGAGGACATCTCCCGCCTGGACGCGGCGGACCTGCGGGCCGTTCCCGGCGTCGGCAGGTCGACGGCGGACAAGATCGAGGAGTACCTGCGCACCGGCCGGATCGCCGCGCTCGACCGGGCCCGCGCGGCCGTTCCGCAGGGCGTGCGGCGGCTGCTGGCCGTGCCGGGACTCGGGCCGAAGAAGGCGATGGCGCTGTACCGGGAGCGCGGCATCGCGTCGGTCGACCAGCTCGCCGAGGCCATCGCCCGCGACGGCCTGAAGGGCCTGTCCGGGTTCGGGCCCGGCACGGTGCGCGGCATCCTGCGCGGCGTCGAAACGCTCAGGTCCACCGGCGGGCGGCTGCTGCTCGACGCCGCGACCGGGCTCGCGGACGAGGCCGTCGCCGCCGTGTCGGCCGCGCCGGGCTGCGAGCGGTGCGCGTTCGCCGGCTCGCTGCGCCGCATGCGCGAGACGGTCGGGCACATCGACGTGCTCGCCGCGGCCCGTGACCCCGAGCCGTTGATCGCGGCGTTCACCGCCATGCCGTCGGCCGCGGAGACCGCGGAGCGCGGCCCGGCGGAGGCGTCGGTCCGCACGGCCGACGGCTTCAGGATCGACCTGTGCGTGCTGCCGCCCGAGGCGTGGGGCGCGGGACTGCTGCACCGCACCGGCTCGCGCGCGCACCACGCGCGCCTGCGCGCGCTCGCGGCGGACGCCGGGCTGCGCCTGGCGTGGGACGGCCTGTTCGACGCCGACGGCGGCGACCGCGTGGCGGCGGGCACCGAGGAGGAGGTGTACGCGCGGCTCGGCCTGCCGTGGATCGCTCCCACGCTGCGCGAGGACCGCGGCGAGGTGGAGGCCGCGCTGCGCGGCGCGCCGCACCGCCCGGTGGCGGTCGAGGACATCCGCGGCGACCTGCACACCCACACCGACCTGACCGACGGCCTGGCCTCGCTGCCCGACATGGTGGCCGCGGGCGCCGCGCGCGGCTACTCCTACTACGCGGTGACCGACCACGCGCCGATGCTGCGGATGCAGCGGATGACGGAGGAGAAGATCCTCGCCCAGCGGGACCGGCTGCGCGCGCTCGCCGGGCGGCACCGGGGGCTCGCGCTGCTGCACGGCACCGAGCTGAACATCGGCCCGGACGGCGGTGTGGACTGGCCGGACGCGTTCCTCGCCGGCTTCGACGTGTGCGTGGCGTCGGTGCACTCGCACTTCGGCCTCGACCGCGCCGCGCAGACCCGGCGGCTGATCGCCGCCTGCGAGAACCCGTACGTCGACATCATCGGGCACCTCACCACGCGCAGAATCGGACGGCGCGAGGGCATCGACGTGGATCTGGACGCGGTGTTCGCCGCGTGCGCGCGCACCGGGACGGCCGTGGAGGTCAACGGCCATCCCAACCGCCTCGACCTGCGCGACGAACACGTGCTGCTCGCGCGCCGGCACGGCGTGCGGTTCGCGGTGGACAGCGACGCGCACTCCACGGGCGAACTCGGCACCATGCGCTGGGGCGTCGGCACCGCGCAGCGCGGCTGGCTCACCACCGACGACGTGATCAACACCTGGCCGCTCTCCCGCCTCGGCCGCTTCCTGCGGGCGCCGGGGCGCGCGCCGCTCGGCCGCGCGCGCCGAGGCACCTGA
- a CDS encoding phosphoribosyltransferase, with product MIYADRADAGRRLAHELRDLRDQDVVVLGLPRGGVPVAAEVASALHAPLDIEVVRKLGAPAQPEVALGAIAEDPGARVLNERVLRATGAGEEELASVEAAERAELARRAHAYRGGRPPLSVAGRTVVIVDDGIATGATARAACRSARQRHARRIVLAVPVAPGGDDGGVRADADAFVCPERPADFMAVGQFYRDFRPTTDDEVVACLRRGNSREVAVPAGRVRLGGELTVPADAVGMVVFAHGSGSSRHSPRNRFVADALNGAGLGTLLFDLLTDEEEADRANVFDIGLLAGRLADATAWLTAAPEGPGASLPVGWFGASTGAAAALWAAAEPGSPVAAVVSRGGRPDLAGERLADVTAPTLLIIGGNDPQAIELNHSARRSLGPAEHELSVVPGATHLFEEPGALSQVAELARDWFLRHLAPAAR from the coding sequence ATGATCTACGCCGACCGGGCCGACGCGGGCCGGCGGCTCGCGCACGAGCTGCGGGACCTGCGCGACCAGGACGTGGTGGTCCTCGGACTGCCCAGGGGCGGGGTCCCGGTCGCCGCCGAGGTGGCGTCCGCGCTGCACGCCCCGCTGGACATCGAGGTGGTGCGCAAGCTCGGGGCGCCCGCCCAGCCCGAGGTGGCGCTGGGCGCGATCGCCGAAGACCCCGGCGCGCGGGTACTCAACGAGCGCGTGCTGCGCGCCACCGGCGCGGGCGAGGAAGAACTCGCGTCCGTCGAGGCAGCGGAACGCGCCGAACTGGCGCGGCGCGCCCACGCCTACCGCGGCGGCCGGCCGCCGCTCTCGGTGGCGGGGCGCACGGTGGTGATCGTGGACGACGGGATCGCGACGGGCGCCACGGCGCGCGCCGCGTGCCGTTCCGCGCGCCAGCGCCACGCGCGACGGATCGTGCTCGCCGTCCCGGTGGCCCCGGGCGGGGACGACGGGGGCGTGCGCGCCGACGCGGACGCGTTCGTCTGCCCGGAACGGCCCGCGGACTTCATGGCGGTGGGCCAGTTCTACCGCGACTTCAGGCCCACGACCGACGACGAGGTCGTCGCCTGCCTGCGGCGCGGCAACAGCCGGGAGGTCGCCGTGCCGGCCGGCCGGGTGCGCCTCGGCGGGGAGCTGACGGTGCCGGCTGACGCCGTCGGGATGGTCGTGTTCGCGCACGGCAGCGGCAGCAGCAGGCACAGCCCGAGGAACCGGTTCGTCGCGGACGCGCTGAACGGCGCGGGCCTCGGCACGCTGCTGTTCGACCTGCTGACGGACGAGGAGGAGGCCGACCGCGCGAACGTGTTCGACATCGGCCTGCTCGCCGGGCGGCTCGCGGACGCCACCGCGTGGCTGACCGCCGCGCCCGAGGGGCCGGGCGCCTCGCTGCCGGTCGGCTGGTTCGGCGCCAGCACCGGCGCCGCCGCCGCCCTCTGGGCCGCCGCCGAGCCGGGCTCGCCCGTGGCGGCCGTCGTCTCCCGGGGCGGGCGGCCCGACCTCGCGGGCGAACGCCTCGCGGACGTCACCGCGCCCACCCTGCTGATCATCGGCGGGAACGACCCGCAGGCCATCGAGCTGAACCACAGCGCGCGGCGTTCCCTCGGCCCGGCCGAGCACGAGCTGTCGGTGGTCCCCGGCGCGACCCACCTGTTCGAGGAGCCGGGCGCGCTGTCCCAGGTCGCCGAGCTGGCCAGGGACTGGTTCCTGCGCCACCTCGCACCCGCCGCCCGCTGA
- a CDS encoding glycosyltransferase family 4 protein — protein MKISFLLHNGYGIGGTIKTTFNLAQALAERHEVEIISVHRHREEPTFTLGTNVRLRHLIDLRTERDHPARQRPARVFPASEYRYHQYSELTDQRIGACLSALDSDVVVGTRPGLNVHLALQGPKHAVRVGQEHLTLDNHPAALRGELRRVYPRLDALTTVTHADAEAYRRKMRLPGVQVTALPNSVPEPALPPADGSGRIVVAAGRLVRSKRHDLLIRAFAAVAAERPDWRLRIYGRGEEQARLRRLIEDLGLYNNVFLMGTASPIEAEWVKGSIAAVTSSFEPFGMTIVEAMRCGLPVVSTNCPYGPAEIIDDGVDGRLVPVGDRDALAAALLDLIRDDDLRRRMGRAALDHARRFDPVPVVEQAEALFAGLAETRRARRARSLVRARAAAGRRLAASVVSRGHAMKDAVVALGVTTLRTVRKGDGR, from the coding sequence ATGAAGATCTCCTTCCTCCTCCACAACGGCTACGGGATCGGGGGCACCATCAAGACGACGTTCAATCTCGCCCAGGCCCTGGCCGAACGGCACGAGGTCGAGATCATTTCCGTGCACCGGCACCGCGAGGAACCCACGTTCACCCTGGGCACGAACGTGCGACTGCGGCACCTGATCGACCTGCGGACGGAACGCGACCACCCGGCACGCCAACGGCCGGCGCGGGTCTTCCCCGCGTCCGAGTACCGCTACCACCAGTACAGCGAACTGACGGACCAGCGGATCGGCGCGTGCCTGTCCGCGCTCGACTCCGACGTCGTGGTCGGCACCCGCCCCGGCCTCAACGTGCACCTCGCCCTCCAGGGCCCGAAGCACGCCGTGCGCGTCGGGCAGGAGCACCTGACCCTCGACAACCACCCGGCGGCGCTGCGCGGCGAACTGCGCCGCGTCTACCCGCGCCTCGACGCGCTCACGACCGTCACGCACGCGGACGCCGAGGCGTACCGGCGCAAGATGCGGCTGCCGGGCGTGCAGGTCACGGCCCTGCCCAACAGCGTTCCCGAGCCCGCGCTGCCGCCGGCCGACGGCAGCGGGCGCATCGTCGTCGCGGCCGGGCGGCTGGTGCGCTCCAAACGGCACGACCTGCTGATCCGCGCGTTCGCCGCCGTGGCGGCGGAACGGCCCGACTGGCGGCTGCGGATCTACGGCCGGGGCGAGGAGCAGGCCAGGCTCCGCCGGCTGATCGAGGACCTGGGCCTGTACAACAACGTGTTCCTCATGGGCACCGCCTCGCCCATCGAGGCCGAGTGGGTGAAGGGCTCCATCGCCGCCGTGACGTCGAGCTTCGAGCCGTTCGGCATGACCATCGTCGAGGCGATGCGCTGCGGTCTTCCCGTGGTGTCCACGAACTGCCCCTACGGACCGGCCGAGATCATCGACGACGGCGTGGACGGCCGGCTGGTGCCGGTCGGCGACCGGGACGCGCTGGCCGCGGCGCTCCTGGACCTGATCCGCGACGACGACCTGCGGCGGCGCATGGGCAGGGCCGCGCTCGACCACGCGCGGCGCTTCGACCCGGTGCCGGTCGTCGAGCAGGCGGAGGCGCTGTTCGCCGGCCTGGCGGAGACGCGGAGGGCCCGCCGCGCCCGTTCCCTGGTCAGGGCGAGGGCGGCGGCCGGGCGGCGGCTGGCCGCCTCGGTGGTCAGCCGCGGACACGCGATGAAGGACGCGGTGGTCGCGCTCGGCGTGACCACGCTGCGCACCGTGCGGAAGGGCGACGGCCGATGA
- a CDS encoding phosphoketolase family protein: protein MSRDTNDRHDQQDRFFRLDAAEAAALDAHWRAANYLSAGQIYLMDNPLLKEPLRPHHVKPRLLGHWGTSPGLNLVHTHLNRLIRAHDLDAICVWGPGHGGPAVVANAWLDGSYTETYPDVTRDEPGMARLFRQFSFPGGIPSHVAPETPGSIHEGGELGYSLAHAYGAAFDNPDLLVACVIGDGEAETGPLAGSWHSNKFLDPVHDGAVLPILHLNGYKIANPALLARLPESELDDLLRGYGHYPLHVSGEKPAEVHRELAWAMESALERITAIQQAARREGATHRPRWPVIVLRTPKGWTGPAEVDGVKVEGTWRSHQIPLGAARDNPEHLRLLEEWLRSYRPEELFGADGGPVDGVLAHVPVGTRRLGANPRANGGTLLRALPVPPLADHAVEVDAPGGTRHEPTEVLGGLLEQLIKATAERRDFRLVGPDETASNRLQAVYGATDKAWDAETLPVDEHLARGGRVMEVLSEHLCQGWLEGYLLTGRHGLFASYEAFVHIVDSMANQHIKWLRTSRRLPWRRPVASLTYLLTSHVWRQDHNGFSHQDPGFVDHVLNKSPEVVRVYLPPDTNTLLAVADHVLRSRDYVNVVVAGKQPCFDWLGLEEARAHCARGAGIWEWAGSESADREPDVVLACAGDVPTQEVVAAADLLRCHLPDLAVRVVNVVDIARLMPPGVHPHGMSDHDYDALFTRDRPVIFAYHGYPWLIHRLTYRRANHADLHVRGYVEEGTTTTPFDMVVRNDLDRYRLVMDVIDRVPGLAVRAARVRQLMADTRGRHDRWIREHGRDLPEVEDWSWGARG from the coding sequence ATGTCGCGTGACACCAACGACCGGCACGATCAGCAGGACCGTTTCTTCCGGCTCGACGCCGCCGAGGCGGCGGCGCTCGACGCGCACTGGCGGGCGGCGAACTACCTGTCCGCCGGCCAGATCTACCTGATGGACAACCCGCTCTTGAAAGAGCCGCTGCGCCCGCACCACGTGAAGCCGCGGCTGCTCGGCCACTGGGGCACGTCGCCGGGGCTCAACCTCGTGCACACGCACCTGAACCGGCTGATCCGCGCGCACGACCTCGACGCCATCTGCGTGTGGGGCCCGGGCCACGGCGGCCCGGCCGTGGTGGCGAACGCCTGGCTCGACGGCAGCTACACCGAGACCTATCCGGACGTCACGCGGGACGAGCCAGGCATGGCGCGGCTGTTCAGGCAGTTCTCATTCCCTGGCGGCATCCCGAGCCATGTCGCGCCCGAGACGCCGGGATCGATCCACGAGGGCGGCGAGCTGGGGTACTCACTCGCTCACGCGTACGGCGCCGCGTTCGACAACCCGGACCTGCTGGTGGCCTGCGTGATCGGCGACGGCGAGGCCGAGACCGGCCCGCTCGCGGGGTCCTGGCACTCGAACAAGTTCCTCGACCCGGTGCACGACGGCGCGGTGCTGCCGATCCTGCACCTCAACGGCTACAAGATCGCGAACCCGGCGCTCCTGGCCAGGCTGCCCGAGTCGGAACTCGACGACCTGCTGCGCGGCTACGGCCACTACCCGCTGCACGTCTCGGGCGAGAAGCCGGCCGAGGTGCACCGCGAACTGGCCTGGGCCATGGAGTCCGCCCTCGAACGGATCACCGCGATCCAGCAGGCCGCGCGCCGGGAGGGCGCGACGCACCGGCCGCGCTGGCCGGTGATCGTGCTGCGCACGCCGAAGGGCTGGACGGGCCCGGCCGAGGTCGACGGGGTCAAGGTCGAGGGGACCTGGCGGTCGCACCAGATCCCGCTCGGTGCCGCCCGCGACAACCCCGAGCACCTGCGGCTGCTTGAGGAGTGGCTGCGTTCGTACCGGCCCGAGGAGCTGTTCGGCGCGGACGGCGGCCCGGTCGACGGCGTTCTGGCGCACGTACCGGTGGGAACGCGGCGGCTGGGCGCGAATCCGCGCGCCAACGGGGGTACGCTGCTGCGGGCGCTGCCCGTCCCCCCGCTCGCGGACCACGCGGTCGAGGTCGACGCGCCGGGCGGCACGCGGCACGAGCCGACGGAAGTTCTCGGGGGCCTGCTCGAACAGCTGATCAAGGCGACCGCGGAACGCCGCGACTTCCGCCTCGTGGGCCCGGACGAGACGGCGTCCAACCGGCTCCAGGCGGTGTACGGCGCCACCGACAAGGCGTGGGACGCCGAGACCCTGCCGGTCGACGAGCACTTGGCGCGCGGCGGCCGGGTGATGGAAGTACTCTCCGAGCATCTGTGCCAGGGCTGGCTTGAGGGGTACCTGCTGACGGGCAGGCACGGCCTGTTCGCGAGCTACGAGGCGTTCGTCCACATCGTCGACTCGATGGCGAACCAGCACATCAAGTGGCTGCGCACCTCGCGCCGGCTGCCGTGGCGCCGGCCCGTGGCCTCCCTGACCTACCTGCTGACGTCGCACGTGTGGCGGCAGGACCACAACGGCTTCTCCCACCAGGACCCGGGCTTCGTCGACCACGTGCTGAACAAGAGCCCCGAAGTCGTCCGCGTCTACCTGCCGCCCGACACGAACACGCTGCTCGCGGTCGCCGACCACGTGCTGCGCAGCCGGGACTACGTGAACGTCGTCGTCGCGGGCAAGCAGCCGTGCTTCGACTGGCTCGGGCTTGAGGAGGCGCGGGCGCACTGCGCGCGGGGCGCCGGGATCTGGGAGTGGGCCGGCTCTGAGTCGGCGGACCGCGAGCCCGACGTGGTGCTCGCCTGCGCGGGCGACGTGCCCACGCAGGAGGTGGTGGCAGCCGCCGACCTGCTGCGGTGCCACCTGCCGGACCTGGCCGTCCGGGTGGTGAACGTCGTCGACATCGCCCGCCTGATGCCGCCCGGGGTGCACCCGCACGGGATGTCCGACCACGACTACGACGCCCTGTTCACGCGCGACCGGCCGGTGATCTTCGCCTACCACGGCTACCCGTGGCTGATCCACCGCCTGACGTACCGGCGGGCGAACCACGCCGACCTGCATGTGCGCGGCTACGTGGAGGAGGGCACCACGACGACGCCGTTCGACATGGTGGTGCGCAACGACCTGGACCGCTACCGGCTCGTGATGGACGTGATCGACCGCGTGCCCGGGCTCGCGGTGCGGGCGGCGCGCGTGCGGCAGCTCATGGCCGACACGCGCGGCCGGCACGACCGCTGGATCCGCGAGCACGGGAGGGACCTGCCCGAGGTCGAGGACTGGAGCTGGGGTGCGCGCGGCTGA
- a CDS encoding ChaB family protein: protein MPGRQELPSTLERSPRSAQRTWIKAHDSAVREYGEGRRAHRVAYGALKHTHEKVGDHWERKEKRRKGPSDPRSARPRQVGGRSGEGVDEQATKQHLYELAKRLGVAGRSRMDRSELLSAVRRANRSRTREARDG from the coding sequence ATGCCTGGACGCCAGGAGCTGCCCTCGACGCTGGAACGGTCACCCCGTTCCGCACAGCGGACCTGGATCAAGGCACACGATTCGGCGGTGCGGGAGTACGGCGAGGGCCGGCGGGCCCACCGCGTCGCCTACGGGGCGCTGAAGCACACCCACGAGAAGGTCGGCGACCACTGGGAGCGCAAGGAGAAGCGCCGCAAGGGCCCGTCCGACCCGCGGTCCGCGCGGCCACGCCAGGTCGGCGGGCGCAGCGGTGAGGGCGTGGACGAGCAGGCCACCAAGCAGCACCTGTACGAGCTGGCCAAACGCCTGGGCGTCGCGGGCCGCTCCCGCATGGACAGGTCTGAGCTGCTGTCGGCGGTCCGGCGGGCGAACCGCTCGCGGACGCGCGAGGCGCGCGACGGCTGA
- a CDS encoding PQQ-dependent sugar dehydrogenase has translation MTRRILAALAGGVLALTGSPALAAAPPPAAAVPAADGRAPEDTAPAAEFQQVALAKGEAEMGEPMSLAVLPDLSVLHTSRDGTVRRTDAAGSTEVVGTLDVYAHDEEGLQGIGVDPDFEQNRFIYLFYAPPLDTPAGDAPTEGAPEDFAPFEGVNRLSRFVLDEDHRIDLASETAILDVPASRGQCCHVGGDIDFDAEGNLYLSTGDDTNPFASDGYTPIDERAERNPVFDAQRTSANTNDLRGKVLRITVGEDGGYTIPPGNLFAEGAEGTRPEIYAMGFRNPFRMSVDRATGVVYVGDYGPDAGAASPSRGPGGQVEFNRITGPGNFGWPYCTGDNDAYIDYDFADGSSGAAFDCAAPVNESPHNTGLAELPPAQPAWIPYDGTSVPEFGGGSESPMAGPVYRYDPGLDSDVKFPEAYDGQFFATEYGRRWIRNIDLEADGTINSINEFPWSGTQVMDSAFGPDGALYVLDYGTGYFSGDENSALYRIEHVTDGRSPVAEASGAPTSGPAPLAVAFSSEGSGDPDGDAITYAWDFGDGATSTEPHPTHTYEENGDYTAELTVTDATGRTGSASVPVTVGNTAPTVELVLPAAGQLVDFGDAVPFEIEVSDPEDGAIDCSRVTLSFVLGHDSHGHKLTETTGCSGTLQTLADGEHDPNANIFGIFDAEYTDSGGLTTHHQVITQTRTRQAEHFGDSSGVEISEHATAHGGRAVGWVDDGDWIAFTPYLLSDATEFTARVASGGAGGTIEIRADSPTGPLLGSVDVAPTGGWNVYEDVTTALTDPPDGTIALHLVLTGPTGRGALFDIDDFTFGTGSP, from the coding sequence ATGACAAGAAGGATTCTCGCCGCACTGGCCGGCGGCGTGCTCGCCCTCACGGGCTCGCCCGCGCTGGCCGCCGCACCCCCACCCGCCGCCGCGGTGCCCGCGGCGGACGGCCGGGCGCCGGAGGACACCGCGCCCGCCGCCGAGTTCCAGCAGGTCGCCCTTGCCAAGGGCGAGGCCGAGATGGGCGAGCCGATGTCGCTCGCCGTGCTGCCCGACCTGTCCGTGCTGCACACCTCGCGCGACGGCACCGTGCGGCGCACCGACGCCGCGGGCAGCACCGAGGTCGTCGGCACGCTGGACGTCTACGCCCACGACGAGGAGGGCCTGCAAGGCATCGGCGTGGACCCGGACTTCGAGCAGAACCGTTTCATCTACCTCTTCTACGCGCCGCCGCTCGACACGCCGGCGGGCGACGCGCCGACGGAGGGCGCGCCCGAGGACTTCGCGCCGTTCGAGGGCGTCAACCGCCTCTCGCGCTTCGTGCTCGACGAGGACCACAGGATCGACCTCGCCAGCGAGACCGCGATCCTCGACGTCCCGGCGAGCCGCGGCCAGTGCTGCCACGTCGGCGGCGACATCGACTTCGACGCCGAGGGCAACCTCTACCTGTCCACCGGCGACGACACCAACCCGTTCGCCTCCGACGGGTACACGCCCATCGACGAACGGGCCGAGCGCAACCCGGTGTTCGACGCGCAGCGCACCTCGGCCAACACCAATGACCTGCGCGGCAAGGTGCTGCGGATCACCGTCGGCGAGGACGGCGGCTACACGATCCCGCCGGGCAACCTGTTCGCCGAGGGCGCCGAGGGCACCCGCCCGGAGATCTACGCGATGGGCTTCCGCAACCCGTTCCGGATGAGCGTGGACCGGGCGACCGGCGTCGTCTACGTCGGTGACTACGGCCCCGACGCGGGCGCGGCTTCCCCGTCCCGGGGCCCGGGCGGGCAGGTCGAGTTCAACCGGATCACCGGTCCCGGCAACTTCGGCTGGCCCTACTGCACCGGCGACAACGACGCGTACATCGACTACGACTTCGCGGACGGGAGTTCGGGCGCCGCGTTCGACTGCGCCGCCCCCGTGAACGAGTCGCCGCACAACACGGGACTGGCCGAGCTGCCGCCCGCGCAGCCCGCGTGGATTCCCTACGACGGCACCTCGGTGCCCGAGTTCGGCGGCGGCTCGGAGTCCCCGATGGCCGGGCCCGTCTACCGGTACGACCCCGGCCTCGACTCGGACGTGAAGTTCCCCGAGGCGTACGACGGGCAGTTCTTCGCGACCGAGTACGGCCGCCGCTGGATCAGGAACATCGATCTGGAGGCGGACGGCACCATCAACTCCATCAACGAGTTCCCCTGGTCGGGGACCCAGGTGATGGACAGCGCCTTCGGCCCCGACGGCGCCCTGTACGTCCTGGACTACGGCACCGGCTACTTCAGCGGCGACGAGAACAGCGCCCTGTACCGCATCGAGCACGTGACCGACGGCCGTTCGCCCGTCGCGGAGGCGTCCGGCGCCCCCACCTCGGGGCCCGCGCCGCTGGCCGTGGCGTTCTCCTCGGAGGGCAGCGGCGACCCCGACGGCGATGCCATCACCTACGCCTGGGACTTCGGGGACGGCGCGACCTCGACCGAGCCCCACCCGACCCACACCTACGAGGAGAACGGCGACTACACGGCCGAACTCACCGTCACCGACGCCACGGGCCGCACCGGCTCCGCCTCCGTGCCCGTCACCGTCGGCAACACCGCGCCCACCGTCGAACTCGTCCTGCCCGCCGCCGGGCAGCTCGTGGACTTCGGCGACGCGGTGCCGTTCGAGATCGAGGTCTCCGACCCCGAGGACGGCGCGATCGACTGCTCGCGGGTCACGCTCAGCTTCGTGCTCGGCCACGACAGCCACGGCCACAAGCTGACCGAGACCACGGGCTGCTCCGGCACCCTCCAGACCCTCGCGGACGGCGAACACGACCCGAACGCGAACATCTTCGGCATCTTCGACGCCGAGTACACCGACTCCGGCGGCCTGACCACGCACCACCAGGTCATCACCCAGACCCGCACCCGCCAGGCCGAGCACTTCGGCGACAGCAGCGGCGTCGAGATCAGCGAGCACGCCACCGCGCACGGCGGCCGTGCGGTCGGCTGGGTCGACGACGGCGACTGGATCGCCTTCACCCCCTACCTCCTGTCCGACGCCACCGAGTTCACCGCGCGCGTCGCCTCCGGCGGGGCGGGCGGCACCATCGAGATCCGCGCCGACTCGCCCACGGGCCCGCTCCTCGGCTCCGTGGACGTGGCCCCCACCGGCGGCTGGAACGTCTACGAGGACGTCACCACCGCACTGACCGACCCGCCCGACGGCACCATCGCGCTGCACCTGGTCCTCACCGGGCCGACCGGCCGCGGCGCACTCTTCGACATCGACGACTTCACCTTCGGCACCGGGAGTCCGTGA
- a CDS encoding inositol-3-phosphate synthase — MTTATTARTGLWLIGARGSVATTTIAGRAALAAGLTPPTGMVTALPPFAGIGLPELDHLVVGGHDIVDVPLAKRAEQLVAGGVLPHGLPAAVAAELAAADEEIRQPGDDPAADIADFARRHGLDRTVVVNVASAETDPAISTGYATAAIEAGCSYVNFTPATGMRAPGLAERALAAGLPHAGRDGKTGQTLLRAALAPMFAQRALTVRSWSGTNLLGGGDGAALADPAAAAAKNAGKERVLADNLGAVPEGAVHIDNVPALGDWKTAWDHVAFEGFLGARMVLQTIWEGCDSALAAPLVLDLTRLVARAHAAGLAGPVPGLGFFFKDPDAGPAALGDQYQELLGLARTLRTAP, encoded by the coding sequence GTGACCACCGCAACCACCGCGCGCACCGGCCTCTGGCTCATCGGCGCCCGCGGCTCCGTCGCCACCACCACCATCGCGGGGCGGGCCGCCCTGGCCGCCGGGCTGACCCCGCCGACCGGGATGGTGACCGCCCTGCCGCCGTTCGCCGGGATCGGCCTGCCGGAGCTCGACCACCTGGTCGTCGGCGGGCACGACATCGTCGACGTGCCGCTGGCCAAGCGCGCCGAGCAGCTCGTCGCGGGCGGGGTGCTGCCGCACGGGCTGCCCGCCGCCGTCGCCGCCGAACTCGCCGCGGCCGACGAGGAGATCCGCCAGCCCGGCGACGACCCGGCCGCCGACATCGCCGACTTCGCCCGCCGCCACGGCCTGGACCGCACGGTCGTGGTCAACGTGGCGAGCGCCGAGACCGATCCCGCGATCAGCACCGGCTACGCCACCGCCGCCATCGAGGCCGGCTGCTCCTACGTCAACTTCACGCCCGCGACCGGCATGCGCGCCCCGGGACTGGCCGAACGCGCCCTGGCCGCCGGGCTCCCGCACGCCGGGCGCGACGGCAAGACCGGGCAGACGCTGCTGCGGGCCGCCCTGGCCCCCATGTTCGCGCAGCGCGCCCTGACCGTGCGGTCCTGGTCGGGCACCAACCTGCTCGGCGGCGGCGACGGCGCCGCCCTCGCCGACCCGGCCGCCGCCGCGGCGAAGAACGCGGGCAAGGAGCGGGTGCTCGCCGACAACCTCGGCGCCGTGCCGGAAGGCGCCGTGCACATCGACAACGTGCCCGCGCTCGGGGACTGGAAGACGGCGTGGGACCACGTCGCGTTCGAGGGGTTCCTCGGGGCCCGCATGGTCCTCCAGACCATCTGGGAGGGCTGCGACTCCGCGCTCGCCGCGCCCCTCGTGCTCGACCTGACCCGCCTGGTCGCCCGCGCGCACGCCGCCGGCCTGGCGGGGCCCGTGCCGGGGCTCGGGTTCTTCTTCAAGGACCCGGACGCGGGCCCCGCCGCGCTCGGGGACCAGTACCAGGAACTGCTCGGCCTGGCGCGGACGCTGCGGACGGCGCCGTGA